A genomic window from Carassius auratus strain Wakin chromosome 45, ASM336829v1, whole genome shotgun sequence includes:
- the LOC113062757 gene encoding dynamin-3-like, with the protein MCYHGNRLTTDYFRFGNVCKDYRHLELACDTQDEVDSWKASLLRAGVYPEKTTVDGEGPAQADNFSMDPQLECQVKTIRNLVDSYMSIVYKGIHDLIPKTIMHLVINNVEEFIHSELLAQLYSSGDQRSLMDESPEQARRREEVLRTHTALKQALNIITDISTSTISTPLPPPVDNSWLHSGSLHRRSPPGYIVHKKHPARPALSLPICLEAPAPPVSNSIDTTKTTSRPKRVPPNVPRRPTQQPR; encoded by the exons atgtgcTACCATGGGAACCGGCTAACGACAGATTATTTTCGCTTTGGGAACGTGTGTAAAGACTACAGGCATCTGGAGCTGGCCTGTGACACTCAGGACGAGGTGGACAGCTGGAAGGCCTCTCTGCTGCGTGCTGGGGTTTACCCAGAGAAAACCACA GTGGATGGAGAGGGTCCAGCTCAGGCGGACAACTTCTCCATGGACCCTCAGCTTGAGTGTCAGGTCAAGACCATCCGCAACCTGGTTGACTCATACATGAGCATCGTCTACAAAGGCATCCACGACCTGATACCCAAGACCATCATGCACCTTGTCATCAACAAC GTAGAGGAGTTTATCCACTCCGAGTTGCTGGCTCAGTTGTACTCCTCCGGAGATCAGCGCTCTCTGATGGATGAGTCTCCTGAACAGGCCCGGCGAAGAGAGGAGGTGCTGCGTACTCACACTGCCCTGAAGCAGGCTCTAAACATCATCACTGACATTTCCACCTCTACCATCTCCACCCCGTTGCCACCCCCAGTAGATAACTCCTGGCTCCATAGTGGCTCTCTTCACCGAAG gtcTCCTCCAGGTTATATCGTCCATAAAAAGCATCCTGCTCGGCCTGCTCTTTCTCTACCAATTTGCTTGGAAGCTCCTGCCCCTCCGGTCTCCAACAGCATAGACACCACCAAAACTACCAGCCGCCCCAAACGAGTCCCTCCTAATGTTCCCAG GAGACCCACTCAACAGCCACGCTGA